From the Streptomyces nodosus genome, the window CCTGATCAAGCAGCTGGCGCCGCGCCTCGACCGGGTGATGGAGGAGTTCACCGGGAAGCCGTACGAGGAACTGCTCCAGCTCATCCGCACCGGCCCGCCCCGTTTCTCGCCGTTCGCGCTCAAGCAGATCGACGAGATGTCGAACGTCGTCGAGTTCTATGTCCACACCGAGGACGTCCGGCGGGCACAGCCCGACTGGACGCCGCGCGAGCTGGACCCGGTCTTCCAGGACGCGCTGTGGTCCCGGCTGGAGCGGACGGCCCGGCTGACCGGCCGGGGTGCCCCCACCGGCCTGGTGCTGCGCCGCCCCGACGGGCAGACGGCCGTGGCGCACCGGGGCGCACCGGTCGTGACGGTCACCGGCGAGCCCTCCGAGCTGCTGATGTTCGCACTGGGACGGCAGCGGGAGGCGAAGGTGGAGCTGGAGGGCGACCCGGACGCGATCGCCAAGGTCCGGGAGGCCAAGGAACTGGGCCTCTGACCGACGCCGGCCACCGCGGTGCACCGGGTGTCCCGGTGCACCGCGCGGATGCGGTCGCGGACGGCGACCGTCACCGTGGCGTACACCGCCGGGCCCACGGTGATGACCACGCCCCTCGCTCCTCACCTCCGCGAGCCCTCCGAAGCCGCGGACCGCGCGGTGGACACGGCGGTCGCAGAACCGATCGCGACGCCGCCCGCCCCGGGCGGTGGACACGGCGGTGGTCGTCGAGCCCGTCGCGGCGCCGCGACGGGGTGCGGCCCGGGTGGCGGCGCACCCGCCGCTGGGGTCCCGGCCGGCCGGGCGTGGCGTCCGGCGTCGTGTCGTCGAGCCGGGTGGTGCCGTGCCGTTCAGCCGGGGAGTTCGGCGCGGCGCAGGTCGGGGACGGCGAGGGCCAGGACGCCGCCGAGGCCGCAGATGGCCGCGCTGACCACGAAGACGGGCCCGGTGCCCCAGGCGCCGATGGCGGCGGCGGACAGCGGCATGCTCAGCGGTGCGAGGCCGAGGCTCACCACGCCGCCGACCGCGCTGACCCGGCCCAGATAGGCGGGGTCGGACTGGGTCTGCAGCAGGGAACCGCACAGGGCCCCGCTGAGCCCGGTGAGCAGTCCGACGAGCAGGGCGGTGCCCACGGCGGCGAGCAGGTTCGGCACCTGGGCGAGGGCGCCGATCGCGGCCGACCCCGCGAGGATGGTGACCGCCGCCAGCCGGCCGGCGTGTGGCAGCCGCCCCCGTACGGTCAGCACCAGCGCGGAGACACCCGCCCCGACACCGAATCCGGCGAGCACCCAGCCCATCCCGGAGGCGCCCCAGCCGCGCTCGTCGGCGAGCAGGGTCAGCCCGATGTTGAGCGGGCCGACGAAACCGAGGTCGCCGAGGACGATCGCGAGCATCAACGGGGCGAGAACGCGGTGGCCGCGGACGTAGCGCAGGCCGTCGCGGAGGTCCTGCCAGGGTGTTCCGCCCCCGGCCGGGGCCCCCTCGTCCGGTGCCGGGGCCCGATCCCGTATGCGGACGAGGACCAGCAGCGGCACGGAGACCGCGATCAGCAGCCCGGCCAGGGCGAACGCCGCGGCGGCCCCGCCGAGCGCCACGCCCAGGCCGCCGAGCGGCGCGCCGACGACATTGGCGAGCCGGATCGCGAGGCCGCGCATGCCCTGGACCCGGGCGAGCTGGTCCCGGGTGGTGATACGCGCCGGAAGGGCGCCCACGGCCGGCATGAACACGGCGTCCACGGCGCCGAAGACCACCGCGAGGACCGCCAGCAGCCACAGCCCCGGGTCGGCGAGGAACAGCACCGCCGCCACCGTGAGCACGGCCGCGCACCGCACGGCGTCGCTGCCGATGACCACCCGCCGCGGCCCGAACCGGTCCGCGATCACTCCCCCGCCCAGCATCAGCAGCGTCCGGGGTATCGCGCTGACCGCCGTGACCATTCCGGCCTGCGCGGGCGTACCGGACTGGACGGCGGCCCAGGACAGCGCGAGGAAGAAGACGTTGTCGCCCATCATCGACGCGGTGTAGGCGCCGATCCAGCGCAGGACGTTGCCGTCGCGGTGGGCGGGGCGGCCGGTCTCGACGGGCCCTCGGACGGATGTCGCGGGCGCGGTGGTCACGGGGTGGCCTCCTGGACGCGGAACGGGAATCCGTACAGATGCAGGGCGACGTTCTCGCGCCCCTCGGTGTCACCGGCGGCCTCACGGGCGCGCCCCTGTTCGTCGTACTTCTTCAGCAGGTCCTGCATCTCCCGCTTCAGCTCGGCCAGTTCCGGGGCGGTGAGCCGCAACAGCGACTCGGCGTCGTGCGCCGCCTCGTTCCACTCGGCCCCCCAGTGGGCGCGTTCGTCGAGGTAGGTGCGGTACAGATCGGCGCGCTGCGCCAGGAACAGCCGTGAGGCCGCCAGGTGCGCCGCCACCTTCTCCGGAGCGTCCTGGAAGTCCTGGTCGCGGATGGTGACGCCCTCCGAGGCGGGCTGCCACCAGCGCTCCCGGCCGTCCCCGCTGCGCGGCTCGGCCTCCTCGATCAGCCCGTGCTCGGCGAGCTTGCGCAGGTGGTAGCTGACCAGCGAGACGGCCTCGTCCACCTGCCCGGCGAGCTGGG encodes:
- a CDS encoding TIGR03085 family metal-binding protein; protein product: MSTHAKRERLLLADLLEAEGPDAPTLCEGWKTRDLAAHVVVRERRPDAAGGILIKQLAPRLDRVMEEFTGKPYEELLQLIRTGPPRFSPFALKQIDEMSNVVEFYVHTEDVRRAQPDWTPRELDPVFQDALWSRLERTARLTGRGAPTGLVLRRPDGQTAVAHRGAPVVTVTGEPSELLMFALGRQREAKVELEGDPDAIAKVREAKELGL
- a CDS encoding MFS transporter, giving the protein MTTAPATSVRGPVETGRPAHRDGNVLRWIGAYTASMMGDNVFFLALSWAAVQSGTPAQAGMVTAVSAIPRTLLMLGGGVIADRFGPRRVVIGSDAVRCAAVLTVAAVLFLADPGLWLLAVLAVVFGAVDAVFMPAVGALPARITTRDQLARVQGMRGLAIRLANVVGAPLGGLGVALGGAAAAFALAGLLIAVSVPLLVLVRIRDRAPAPDEGAPAGGGTPWQDLRDGLRYVRGHRVLAPLMLAIVLGDLGFVGPLNIGLTLLADERGWGASGMGWVLAGFGVGAGVSALVLTVRGRLPHAGRLAAVTILAGSAAIGALAQVPNLLAAVGTALLVGLLTGLSGALCGSLLQTQSDPAYLGRVSAVGGVVSLGLAPLSMPLSAAAIGAWGTGPVFVVSAAICGLGGVLALAVPDLRRAELPG
- a CDS encoding ArsR/SmtB family transcription factor; translated protein: MARRENRRITDLGTLKALAHPLRMQLYRMLFVTEAATASQLAGQVDEAVSLVSYHLRKLAEHGLIEEAEPRSGDGRERWWQPASEGVTIRDQDFQDAPEKVAAHLAASRLFLAQRADLYRTYLDERAHWGAEWNEAAHDAESLLRLTAPELAELKREMQDLLKKYDEQGRAREAAGDTEGRENVALHLYGFPFRVQEATP